The proteins below are encoded in one region of Populus alba chromosome 2, ASM523922v2, whole genome shotgun sequence:
- the LOC118049172 gene encoding uncharacterized protein encodes MDSGNSGSMQSSSGGDEEYDSRPESLPAFLNPSTHNFGPSLLSHQQPVTLFDPTPSLFHAFSQSQPNPIMVQSRGLRSDPNCTDLGINLPDSLSSSQSAVLGVQGSSQALPSSKQLRSVHDDGGRSSSPSHDQTHGIARNPKKRTRASRRAPTTVLTTDTSNFRQMVQEFTGIPAPPFSGSPFTRRLDLFGPGSGLRSGHLEPLYPLRPTAQKVHHQQTPFLSSSFPSLLNNNIVHTTNIASTSTPANNNNTISTAATSTFNPSSVNYQLPDDIGLHKQTRNLLNMQNQMLSIHPLLHPPPPPPQQLPNVPGLGVNSRASLPLPSLEELGMGHGYVNANLSGLTSHVTTEEMRLSNDGSHHNLRSLNGNYGNMQRVNSCKLNYSSASSDFHHEKGLENVSSRGTEGTVDSWICPSEFRVGDH; translated from the coding sequence ATGGATTCTGGTAATAGTGGTAGTATGCAATCGTCTAGTGGTGGTGATGAAGAGTATGACTCCAGGCCAGAGTCACTCCCAGCTTTCTTGAATCCTTCTACCCACAACTTTGGTCCTTCTCTGCTTTCTCACCAACAACCGGTCACTTTGTTTGATCCTACACCGAGTCTTTTCCACGCTTTCTCTCAATCTCAACCAAACCCAATTATGGTTCAGTCACGAGGCCTGAGATCCGACCCGAATTGCACTGATCTTGGTATCAACTTACCAGACTCATTATCATCAAGTCAGTCAGCGGTTTTGGGTGTTCAAGGATCAAGTCAAGCTCTACCTTCCTCTAAGCAATTGCGATCGGTTCATGACGATGGAGGACGCTCTTCTTCACCGTCTCATGACCAGACACATGGGATAGCAAGAAACCCCAAGAAGAGAACAAGGGCATCAAGAAGGGCACCCACTACAGTTCTCACGACAGACACGTCCAATTTCAGACAAATGGTGCAAGAGTTCACAGGGATCCCAGCACCACCATTTTCAGGCTCACCGTTTACTCGAAGGCTCGATCTTTTTGGCCCTGGGTCGGGTTTGAGGTCTGGTCATCTGGAACCACTCTACCCCCTACGTCCCACAGCTCAAAAGGTTCATCATCAGCAAACCccatttttatcttcttcttttccttcactTCTTAACAATAATATTGTTCATACCACTAATATTGCTAGTACTAGTACTCCCGCTAACAATAACAATACTATTTCCACAGCCGCAACTAGTACTTTCAATCCCAGTTCAGTAAACTACCAACTGCCTGATGATATAGGCCTACACAAACAAACTCGAAATCTGCTAAACATGCAAAATCAAATGCTTTCAATTCACCCCCTTCTACAcccccctcctcctcctcctcaacaATTACCTAATGTGCCTGGTTTGGGTGTAAATTCTAGAGCAAGTTTGCCTCTACCTTCCCTTGAGGAATTGGGTATGGGCCATGGATATGTTAATGCAAACCTTAGTGGGCTAACAAGTCATGTAACAACAGAAGAGATGAGATTATCGAATGATGGGAGTCATCATAACTTGAGGTCATTGAATGGGAATTATGGTAATATGCAACGTGTTAATAGCTGTAAGTTGAATTACTCGTCAGCTTCATCAGATTTTCACCATGAAAAGGGTTTAGAGAATGTTTCTTCAAGAGGTACAGAGGGTACAGTTGATTCATGGATCTGTCCTTCAGAGTTCAGAGTGGGAGATCATTAA